The Arcobacter sp. CECT 8986 genomic interval TTAGTTAGAAATTTAGCTGCAATAAAAATTGAACTTAGTTTCTTTGATGTTGGTGGTGGATTAGGAATTATCTATGATGATGAAAAACTTATTGATACAAATGAGTATGCACAATCAATTTTAGAGTGTTTATTTGGTTTAGATATTACAGTTGTTTGTGAGCCAGGAAGGTTTATTGTTGGTAATGCAGGAACATTTATAACAAAAGTTTTATATGAAAAAGTAAATGGTAATAAAAGATTTGTAATTGTTGATGGAGCAATGAATGATTTAATTAGACCATCTTTATATAATGCATATCATAAAATTGAAGTGTTAAATGATAATGAAGAGTTTAGTGATTGTAATTTAGTTGGTCCAGTTTGTGAAAGTGGAGACTTTTTTGCAAAAAATATTCAATTACCAAAAACACAAAATAGTGATTTAGTAGCAATTTATAGTGCTGGAGCATATTGTTTTACAATGGCAAGTAACTATAATACTAGAGGTAGAGTGGCAGAAATTGCAATTGAAAATGGTAAAGATAGATTAATCAGAAAAAGAGAAACTTTTGAAGATATTATCGCATTAGAAGAGGAATTTATAAAATAAAATGTTTTTCATTGATGTTCAAGGTACTTTAATTGATGATATAAATAAAAAGCCAATTGATGGTGCATGTGAATTTATAGATAAGTTAAATAAAGAGAATATACCTTATGTAGTAATTACAAATAATACTAAGAAGTTAAGTAGTGATTTTTTGAAATTTTTACAAGACTTGGGATTTAATATAACTGAAAAAAATTATATTGACCCTTTTGTTATTTTGAAAGATATTGCAAAAAATAAAAAAGTTGCTGCTTTTGGTCAAGAGAGTTTTCCAAAAGTTTTAACACAAATGGGTTATGAACTTGAATATGAAAATCCTCAAACACTAATGGTTTCTATTAGTAAGGATTATACAAACGAAGATTACTCTCAAATGATAGAATGTGCATTAAAAACTGATGATTTAATTGGTATGCATGAAACATCAATATACTCAAAAGAAGGCTCAAGATATCCAGGTGTTGGTGCTATTATGAGTATGATAAAATTTGCTGTAAATAAAGATTATAAAGTTGTTGGAAAACCAAGTTTTAATTTTTATAATGAAGCAAGAAAACTTTTAAAAACAGAAGATTTCAAAGATATCACTATTATAAGTGATGATATGATGGGTGATTTAGTGGGAGCTAAAAAACTTGGTATGAAAGCAGTTTTAGTTTTAAGTGGTAAGATTAAAGATGCAAATGAAGTAATACCAACATTAAATGAGGAAGAAAAACCAGAATATATCTGTAAAAATATGAGTGAAGTTTTACAGTTACTAGTTAAGGAAAAACTATGAGTGAAGAGGGATTAAAAAACTTAAGAGATCAATTAGATAAGATTGATGATGATTTACTTGAACTAATAAATAAAAGAATGGATATTGTTTATCAAGTTGGAGTAGTAAAAGCACACAGTGGCGGTTCAATTTATAGACCAGAAAGAGAAAAAGAGATAATTGAAAGATTAACTAAGTTAAACGAAGGAAGATTAAATAAAAGCGCAATTGAAGCACTATTTTTAGAAATATTTGCTATTTCAAGAAATATTGAACTTCCAGAAAATATAGCATTTTTAGGACCAGAAGGTAGTTTTACTCATCAAGCAGCAGAGACAAGATTTGGAGCAATGAGTTCATATTTACCAATTGGTTCAATCAAAGGTGTTTTTAGAGAAGTAAATACTAAAAAAGCAAGATTTGGTGTTGTTCCTATTGAGAACTCATCAAATGGAATTGTAAGTGATACAATAAATTGTTTAACAAAATATAATCTAAAAATTATTGCCGAAGTGATTCTTGATATTCATCATACATTAGCAACTACTTGTGATAGAGTAAAAGATATAAAAAGAATATATTCAAAAGATATTGCATTTGAACAGTGTAGAAAGTTTTTAGAAAATGTAGGACTTGATGAGGTTGAACATATTCCAGTTGAGTCAACTACTAAAGCAGCAAAATATGCATTAAAAGAAAAAGGTAGTGCAGC includes:
- a CDS encoding HAD-IIA family hydrolase; its protein translation is MFFIDVQGTLIDDINKKPIDGACEFIDKLNKENIPYVVITNNTKKLSSDFLKFLQDLGFNITEKNYIDPFVILKDIAKNKKVAAFGQESFPKVLTQMGYELEYENPQTLMVSISKDYTNEDYSQMIECALKTDDLIGMHETSIYSKEGSRYPGVGAIMSMIKFAVNKDYKVVGKPSFNFYNEARKLLKTEDFKDITIISDDMMGDLVGAKKLGMKAVLVLSGKIKDANEVIPTLNEEEKPEYICKNMSEVLQLLVKEKL
- the pheA gene encoding chorismate mutase, whose product is MSEEGLKNLRDQLDKIDDDLLELINKRMDIVYQVGVVKAHSGGSIYRPEREKEIIERLTKLNEGRLNKSAIEALFLEIFAISRNIELPENIAFLGPEGSFTHQAAETRFGAMSSYLPIGSIKGVFREVNTKKARFGVVPIENSSNGIVSDTINCLTKYNLKIIAEVILDIHHTLATTCDRVKDIKRIYSKDIAFEQCRKFLENVGLDEVEHIPVESTTKAAKYALKEKGSAAICSHVGAKLYNLPILFENIEDKDNNRTRFFIVSDFENAKSGNDKTSILVKFENRKGILVEFLTDFDKAGVNLTKIKSHIIEGHSIFFIDFDGHKEDEHIQKIFDKYKDNIKFLGSYVKEADDI